The Nitrospinota bacterium nucleotide sequence GCAGAGGAGCAGCAGGTAGGCCTCCAGCGGGCCGGCGTGGTCTTGGGCGCCCTTCAGCAGATGCTGGCCGAACAGGCACGGAGAGAGCAAGAGCAGCAGGAACATGAGGAGTACAAGGAGAGCCACCCAGGGGGGGAGCGCCATCCGGGCGGCGGGGAGCGCCCTCCCGTTGAGGAGTGGGACCCGCCACCAAAGGAGGACTACTGATGCGCCAACGCGTCCTTGTCCTCGTTGCCCTCGCGGTTTCTCTCCTTTGGCCGGCCTCGGCTCTGGCCGGGCGACCGGCCGTCTGCCTGCCTACATTCACCGACGCTCGACCCGTCAAGAGCCCTGATTCGGTGCCATACAACGTGAAGGCCGAGAATACTCCTAAACCCTTACGGGCACATCCTCGCGAGGGCCCTGCAGAGGTGCGCCGCATGGTCTTAAGAGCCCTGAAAGCGGAGCGCGGGATTGAGGTAATTGACCTCGCCGACGCCGACCTCCAACACCTGGCCGACGACCCCAACTTCAACCGTTGCTCCATCGTCGTAGGCGGTGCGGTCTTCCACTACGAGGGCACCGTGGCCGTGGACATCTACGGCACAAAGCTCTTTACGGGCCTTGTGGGCTTTGAGCTCGTCGCCGCAGATTCGCGCCGGGGCCACCTGACCTTCCCTCCGGTCGCCTTTGCGGGCCGGCGCCAGAGCGAGCCGGTTAAGGCCGACGACGATTTCGGGACGAACGACCGCCAGACCTTCAAGGAGTGGATTGGCGAAGCCCTGAAGACCGCTTCGGCGAGCCTGCCCGCCCGGTTCGTCCGGCCGGCTGTTGCCGCTGCCCGCCGGGACGCCCCACCTCCCCAATAGAGAGCCTTTCCTCCCTTCTCCCCTTGCCCAGCCTCGTGGGCGGTGGTATATTCTTGGGTATAAAGACCCTGCTGGGCCTACACAGAAGGGAATGGGAGTGACAATTCGTTTCCTATAAACGCACGCGGGGGGAAGACCGTATGAAGCTCTTCATCGATAGCGCCGACATTGACGAGATAACCGAGGCCCAGGCCCTGGGGGTCCTCGACGGGGTGACGACCAACCCCTCTCTCATCGCCAGGACGGGGAAGCCCTTCGAGCAGGTGGTGCGCGAAATTCTAAAGGTCATCGATGGCCCGGTGAACCTTGAAGTGGTTGGGACCGACGCCGAGACCATGGTGGCCGAGGGGCGAAAGCTCGCCGCCTTCGGCGAAAATGTGGTTGTGAAAATTCCCATGCTGCCCGAGGGCCTAAAGGCCGTGAAGCGTCTGACCTCCGAGGGGTTCAAGACCAACGTGACGTTGATATTCTCCCCCTCCCAGGCGTTGCTCGCCGCAAAGGCCGGGGCGAGCTACGTGAGCCCCTTCGTCGGCCGCCTGGACGACATCAGTCACGAGGGCATGGAGATCGTCGCCCAGATTCGTGAGATCTACGACAACTACGACTACGGAACCGAGATTCTCGCGGCCTCTCTTCGCCACCCTATCCACTTTATAGAGGCGGCCCGGCTCGGGGCCGATGTGGCGACGCTGCCGCTCAAGGTCATTCTCAGCCTCACCCAGCACCCTCTGACCGACAAAGGCTTGGCAACCTTCCTGGCCGACTGGGAGAAGGTGCAGGATAAGTTTTAGCGGAGCGCCCTTAAGGGCAAACGGAGAGCATCATGCCCATATATGAGTTCACATGCCCCGGCTGCGGGAACGAATTTGAAAAGCTCGTCATGGGGGGCTCGGTGGCTGTGGCCTGTCCCGCGTGCGGGGCCGACGAGGTGGAGCGCCGCATGAGCATCTTCGGCGTGGGTGGCGGGGCGGCGGCGTCCTCGAACCCTGGGTCCGGCAACGGCCCGACCTACTCCGGCGGCTGACGGAGCTGCGCCTGTCGGTGAGCGGGCCGGTCGGCCCGACGCCCCTTCCGAGACTTCTTCCGCACACAGAGCCTCGACGTCTCTTACCCTCTCCCTAACTTAGAAGGTGGTGAAGGAGACCGCGCCGATGGAGCGTAGGGAAACACCTGAGAGTCGCCTGGAGCGCCTGACGGACCTATTTCGAGAGAAATCCTTCAAACGCGGGACCTTCAAGCTTGCCAGCGGCATCACCAGCCGGTACTACTTCAACGCCAAGCCCACGCTCTTCACCGCCGAGGGCTCCCGCCTGGTGGGCGAGCTGGTGTGCGACGAGGCCGCCCGCCTGCAAGCGACGGCCCTGGGGGGCCTTATGGTGGGAGCGGTGCCCATTGTCCACGCCGCCCTTGCCGTGGCCGCCGAGCGCGGCTTAGCCCTCAAGGGCTTCTGGGTCCGTAAAGAACCCAAGGACCACGGCACCGAGCGGCTCATCGAGGGCGAGCTTGAGGCGAGCGACAGAATACTCATCGTCGATGATGTCATCACGACGGGCAACTCCATCCGGCGGACCGTCGAGGCCCTCGCCGAGGCTGGCTGCAGCGAGATCGCCGGCGTCTGTGTCCTGCTCGATCGCCGCCAGCGCTCGCCCGCCGAAAGCGCCGAGCTCGAGGCCCTTGGGCTTGTGAGCCTCATGGATCTGGCCAGCTTCCTTGAGGCGGAGGAGATCGCCGCGATGGAGGCAGAGGCGGCGAATCGGCCCGCCTCCTGACGGAGGCCCCCTCTAGATGGTGTCGGGGTTCCGCCTGAGGTGGACGCCCCTGCCTCCTCATCGTGCTCGCTCGCCGCCCTTCACTATTACTAGCTAGTAGCCTTTCTCATCTGTCCGCTCTTTCGCAGCGTCTTCCGTCGTCCGGCGGCCAACCTGTTTGATGTGGCCCTTGGGCCATTTCTTCTGGTGCTCGCCCTCGCGCCGCTCCAGGTCGTCGGTGATGCCTCCGTGGACGATCTTGTTTCCAATCTTGAATTGGTACTTGTACGTGTCACGAGGTTTCTTAGCCATTGACACAATCCTCCTTCTTCTCTCAGATGAGTTCGGTGATGTCTACACCGAGGGCCTTAGCGACCCGCCTGTAGGTCTTGATCGTCGGGCGATAGTCGGGATCTTCGATCTGACTGACCCGAGTCTGACCCACGCCAAGCCTCTTGGCGAGTTCTTTCTGAGTGATTTTTTTCCGCTTCCGCACCCTCTTGATACGATTATCGAGGATTGTCTTACGGGCCTCCTCGAGGGAAATCACATCGTCCTTCTGGTCGGCCATAACGGCTTTAGCCTCGCGCAAATCTGTATAGTCTTCGATGAGCTCTATAATCTCTTCCCACACCTCAGCGGGGATGACCACCATCTGGTGTCCCTTAATTTCCACCTGGCC carries:
- the fsa gene encoding fructose-6-phosphate aldolase, whose amino-acid sequence is MKLFIDSADIDEITEAQALGVLDGVTTNPSLIARTGKPFEQVVREILKVIDGPVNLEVVGTDAETMVAEGRKLAAFGENVVVKIPMLPEGLKAVKRLTSEGFKTNVTLIFSPSQALLAAKAGASYVSPFVGRLDDISHEGMEIVAQIREIYDNYDYGTEILAASLRHPIHFIEAARLGADVATLPLKVILSLTQHPLTDKGLATFLADWEKVQDKF
- a CDS encoding zinc ribbon domain-containing protein, whose protein sequence is MPIYEFTCPGCGNEFEKLVMGGSVAVACPACGADEVERRMSIFGVGGGAAASSNPGSGNGPTYSGG
- the pyrE gene encoding orotate phosphoribosyltransferase; this translates as MERRETPESRLERLTDLFREKSFKRGTFKLASGITSRYYFNAKPTLFTAEGSRLVGELVCDEAARLQATALGGLMVGAVPIVHAALAVAAERGLALKGFWVRKEPKDHGTERLIEGELEASDRILIVDDVITTGNSIRRTVEALAEAGCSEIAGVCVLLDRRQRSPAESAELEALGLVSLMDLASFLEAEEIAAMEAEAANRPAS
- a CDS encoding helix-turn-helix transcriptional regulator produces the protein MRTTKTKKQAQPRHGFEVPEPVGQVEIKGHQMVVIPAEVWEEIIELIEDYTDLREAKAVMADQKDDVISLEEARKTILDNRIKRVRKRKKITQKELAKRLGVGQTRVSQIEDPDYRPTIKTYRRVAKALGVDITELI